One window of Quercus robur chromosome 12, dhQueRobu3.1, whole genome shotgun sequence genomic DNA carries:
- the LOC126710261 gene encoding uncharacterized protein LOC126710261: MDAISRALRRAARSPFSDEIEWAPMPSRFTRPPFNSYNGKTDPVEHVSHYIHMMFLHAHNDALMCKVFPSSLGSTAMRWFNGLRKGSIRNFVELIQEFGSRFVTCSRVPQPMDALLSIKMKVGETLRSYASRYWELYNEIGGGNEKITASTFRMGLPEDSKLRESLTKRSPEDMRQLMRRIEEYKCLEDDRLQNKGKAPLLGRSWQGIILARPKKDFRMQEPEVQIEGVSVAFKEPVHKILDRIKNKSFFR, from the coding sequence ATGGACGCCATAAGCCGAGCCTTACGAAGGGCTGCTCGGTCACCATTCTCTGATGAAATTGAATGGGCCCCTATGCCGAGTCGATTTACAcgaccaccattcaattcctacaATGGGAAGACGGACcctgtggagcatgtcagtcattatatCCATATGATGTTCTTGCATGCACACaatgatgcattgatgtgtaaggtattcccctctagtctcggttCCACGGccatgagatggttcaatgggttacgAAAAGGTTCCATTCGTAACTTTGTCGAGCTGATCCAAGAGTTCGGCAGTAGATTCGTGACATGCAGTCGAGTACCGCAGCCGATGGATGCGCTACTTTCCATAAAGATGAAGGTCGgtgaaacccttcggagttacgCCAGCCGGTAttgggaactctacaatgagatcGGTGGAGGAAATGAGAAGATAACggcaagcaccttcaggatggggctccccgaggattctaAACTACGGGAGTCGTTGACGAAAAGATCtcccgaggatatgaggcaacttatGAGACGCATTGAGGAGTATAAGTGCCTGGAAGATGATCGACTACAAAATAAGGGGAAAGCCCCGTTACTTGGAAGATCTTGGCAGGGCATTATTCTGGCAAGACCGAAAAAAGATTTCAGGATGCAGGAACCAGAAGTGCAAATTGAAGGAGTTAGTGTGGCGTTCAAAGAGCCTGTGCACAAAATTCTAGATCGGATTAAGAACAAATCGTTCTTCAGGTAg